The following proteins are encoded in a genomic region of Fusarium oxysporum f. sp. lycopersici 4287 chromosome 1, whole genome shotgun sequence:
- a CDS encoding plasma membrane ATPase: MAEEKAAGAPALDTNIETGGFDEKRGQAPPPTHAPKAPVAEDEEPDEDMDALIEDLESEDGHAFDEEEETQPGGGRVVPEDQLQTDSRVGLTEAEVINRRRKWGLNQMKEERENMILKFLMFFVGPIQFVMEAAAVLAAGLEDWIDFGVICALLLLNACVGFIQEFQAGSIVEELKKTLALKAVVLRDGTLKEVEAPEVVPGDILQVEEGTIIPADGRFVTEGCFVQVDQSAITGESLAVDKHAGDNCYASSAVKRGEAFVIVTATGDNTFVGRAAALVSQSAGGTGHFTEVLNGIGTILLVLVVATLLIVWVSSFYRSNGIVDILRFTLAITIVGVPVGLPAVVTTTMAVGAAYLAKKQAIVQKLSAIESLAGVEILCSDKTGTLTKNKLSLAEPFCVAGVEPDDLMLTACLAASRKKKGIDAIDKAFLKALKYYPRAKSVLSKYKVLDFHPFDPVSKKVQAVVESPQGERIICVKGAPLFVLKTVEEDHPIPEEVDAAYKNCVAEFATRGFRSLGVARKRGEGAWEILGIMPCSDPPRHDTARTINEAKRLGLSIKMLTGDAVGIARETSRQLGLGTNVYNAERLGLGGGGDMPGSEVYDFVEAADGFAEVFPQHKYNVVEILQQRGYLVAMTGDGVNDAPSLKKADTGIAVEGASDAARSASDIVFLAPGLGAIIDALKTSRQIFHRMYAYVVYRIALSLHMEIFLGLWIAILNRSLNIELVVFIAIFADIATLAIAYDNAPFSQTPVKWNLPKLWGMSVLLGVVLAVGTWIALTTMYANSEDGGIVQNFGKIDEVLFLEISLTENWLIFITRANGPFWSSIPSWQLSGAILIVDILATLFCIFGWFVGGQTSIVAVVRIWIFSFGVFCVMGGLYYFMQGSTGFDNLMHGKSPKQNQKQRSLEDFVVSLQRVSTQHEKSQ; this comes from the exons aTGGCTGAAGAGAAGGCGGCCGGCGCTCCTGCGCTGGACACCAACATCGAGACTGGCGGCTTCGATGAGAAGCGAGGACAAGCTCCTCCCCCCACCCACGCCCCCAAGGCTCCCGTCGCCGAAGATGAGGAGCCCGACGAGGACATGGACGCCCTGATCGAGGATCTCGAGTCCGAGGATGGTCACGCctttgacgaagaagaagagactcAGCCTGGAGGTGGCCGTGTTGTTCCCGAAGATCAGCTCCAAACCGACTCCCGAGTCGGTCTCACCGAAGCCGAAGTCATCAACCGACGACGCAAATGGGGTCTCAACCAGATGAAAGAAGAGCGCGAGAACATGATCCTCaagttcctcatgttcttcGTAGGCCCAATTCAGTTCGTAATG gaagctgctgctgttctCGCTGCCGGTCTTGAGGACTGGATAGACTTTGGCGTCATTTGCGCGCTTCTCCTGCTCAACGCTTGTGTCGGTTTCATCCAAGAGTTCCAAGC AGGTTCTATCGTCGAAGAACTCAA GAAAACTTTGGCTCTTAAGGCTGTTGTCCTCCGTGACGGTACTCTCAAGGAGGTCGAGGCCCCCGAGGTCGTTCCCGGTGATATTCTCCAGGTTGAAGAGGGAACCATCATCCCTGCTGATGGTCGTTTCGTTACCGAGGGCTGCTTCGTTCAGGTCGATCAGTCTGCCATCACTGGCGAGTCTCTCGCTGTCGACAAGCACGCTGGTGACAACTGCTATGCTTCCTCCGCTGTCAAGCGAGGTGAGGCTTTCGTTATCGTTACTGCTACTGGTGACAACACCTTCGTCGGCCGAGCTGCTGCCCTTGTTTCCCAGTCCGCTGGAGGCACTGGTCACTTCACAGAGGTTCTCAACGGCATTGGCACCATCCTTCTCGTATT GGTCGTCGCTACGCTCCTTATTGTTTGGGTCTCGTCTTTCTACAGGTCTAACGGGATAGTCGACATCCTACGTTTCACCCTGGCCATCACCATCGTCGGTGTCCCTGTCGGTCTTCCTGCTGTCGTCACTACCACCATGGCTGTCGGAGCTGCCTAcctcgccaagaagcaggCTATTGTCCAGAAGCTGTCCGCCATTGAGTCTCTGGCCGGTGTCGAGATTCTCTGCTCTGACAAGACTGGTACTCtgaccaagaacaagctcTCTCTCGCTGAGCCTTTCTGTGTTGCTGGCGTTGAGCCTGATGACCTGATGCTTACTGCTTGTTTGGCCGCCTCccgcaagaagaagggtattgacgccattgacaaggctttcctcaaggctctcaagtACTACCCCCGTGCCAAGAGCGTTCTGTCCAAGTACAAGGTTCTCGACTTCCACCCCTTTGATCCCGTCTCCAAGAAGGTccaggctgttgttgagtCTCCTCAGGGCGAGCGTATCATCTGTGTCAAGGGAGCCCCTCTCTTTGTTCTCAAGACTGTCGAAGAGGACCACCCTATCCCCGAGGAAGTCGATGCCGCGTACAAGAACTGCGTAGCTGAATTCGCTACTCGTGGCTTCCGATCCCTTGGTGTTGCTCGCAAGCGAGGTGAGGGTGCTTGGGAGATTCTCGGAATTATGCCTTGCTCTGACCCTCCCCGTCACGATACTGCCCGCACTATTAACGAGGCCAAGCGCCTTGGTCTCTCCATCAAGATGCTTACTGGTGATGCCGTCGGTATTGCTCGTGAGACTTCCCGTCAGCTCGGTCTCGGTACCAACGTTTACAACGCTGAGCGTCTTGGTctcggtggtggtggtgacaTGCCTGGTTCTGAGGTTTACGATTTCGTTGAGGCTGCCGATGGTTTCGCTGAGGTTTTCCCCCAGCACAAGTACAACGTCGTCGAGATTCTCCAGCAGCGTGGTTACCTCGTGGCAATgactggtgatggtgtcaaCGATGCTCCCTCTCTGAAGAAGGCTGATACTGGTATTGCTGTCGAGGGCGCTTCCGATGCTGCTCGCTCTGCCTCCGATATTGTTTTCCTTGCTCCTGGTCTTGGTGCTATCATTGACGCTTTGAAAACTTCAAGACAGATTTTCCATCG TATGTATGCTTACGTCGTCTACCGTATTGCTCTGTCTCTCCACATGGAGATCTTCCTTGGTCTCTGGatcgccatcctcaacaggAGCTTGAACATTGAGCTTGTCGTTTTCATTGCTATCTTCGCTGATATTGCTACTCTTGCCATTGCTTACGACAACGCTCCCTTCTCCCAGACTCCCGTCAAGTGGAACCTCCCCAAGCTCTGGGGTATGTCCGTCCTTCTCGGTGTTGTCCTTGCTGTTGGTACCTGGATTGCTCTCACTACCATGTACGCCAACTCTGAGGATGGTGGTATCGTCCAGAACTTCGGTAAGATTGACGAGGTTCTCTTCCTTGAGATCTCTCTTACCGAGAACTggctcatcttcatcacccGTGCCAACGGCCCCTTCTGGTCTTCCATCCCCTCTTGGCAGCTGTCTGGTGCCATTCTGATCGTCGATATCCTTGCCACCCTCTTCTGTATCTTCGGTTGGTTCGTCGGTGGACAGACCAGCATCGTCGCTGTCGTCCGTATCTGGATTTTCTCCTTCGGTGTCTTCTGTGTCATGGGTGGTCTCTACTACTTCATGCAGGGCAGCACTGGATTTGACAACCTGATGCATGGCAAGTCCCCCAAGCAGAACCAGAAGCAGCGATCCCTCGAGGATTTCG TTGTCTCTCTTCAGCGCGTCTCGACTCAGCACGAGAAGTCTCAGTAA
- a CDS encoding plasma membrane ATPase, producing the protein MVLCRRAFSVEAAAVLAAGLEDWIDFGVICALLLLNACVGFIQEFQAGSIVEELKKTLALKAVVLRDGTLKEVEAPEVVPGDILQVEEGTIIPADGRFVTEGCFVQVDQSAITGESLAVDKHAGDNCYASSAVKRGEAFVIVTATGDNTFVGRAAALVSQSAGGTGHFTEVLNGIGTILLVLVVATLLIVWVSSFYRSNGIVDILRFTLAITIVGVPVGLPAVVTTTMAVGAAYLAKKQAIVQKLSAIESLAGVEILCSDKTGTLTKNKLSLAEPFCVAGVEPDDLMLTACLAASRKKKGIDAIDKAFLKALKYYPRAKSVLSKYKVLDFHPFDPVSKKVQAVVESPQGERIICVKGAPLFVLKTVEEDHPIPEEVDAAYKNCVAEFATRGFRSLGVARKRGEGAWEILGIMPCSDPPRHDTARTINEAKRLGLSIKMLTGDAVGIARETSRQLGLGTNVYNAERLGLGGGGDMPGSEVYDFVEAADGFAEVFPQHKYNVVEILQQRGYLVAMTGDGVNDAPSLKKADTGIAVEGASDAARSASDIVFLAPGLGAIIDALKTSRQIFHRMYAYVVYRIALSLHMEIFLGLWIAILNRSLNIELVVFIAIFADIATLAIAYDNAPFSQTPVKWNLPKLWGMSVLLGVVLAVGTWIALTTMYANSEDGGIVQNFGKIDEVLFLEISLTENWLIFITRANGPFWSSIPSWQLSGAILIVDILATLFCIFGWFVGGQTSIVAVVRIWIFSFGVFCVMGGLYYFMQGSTGFDNLMHGKSPKQNQKQRSLEDFVVSLQRVSTQHEKSQ; encoded by the exons ATGGTTTTGTGTCGACGGGCTTTTAGCGTG gaagctgctgctgttctCGCTGCCGGTCTTGAGGACTGGATAGACTTTGGCGTCATTTGCGCGCTTCTCCTGCTCAACGCTTGTGTCGGTTTCATCCAAGAGTTCCAAGC AGGTTCTATCGTCGAAGAACTCAA GAAAACTTTGGCTCTTAAGGCTGTTGTCCTCCGTGACGGTACTCTCAAGGAGGTCGAGGCCCCCGAGGTCGTTCCCGGTGATATTCTCCAGGTTGAAGAGGGAACCATCATCCCTGCTGATGGTCGTTTCGTTACCGAGGGCTGCTTCGTTCAGGTCGATCAGTCTGCCATCACTGGCGAGTCTCTCGCTGTCGACAAGCACGCTGGTGACAACTGCTATGCTTCCTCCGCTGTCAAGCGAGGTGAGGCTTTCGTTATCGTTACTGCTACTGGTGACAACACCTTCGTCGGCCGAGCTGCTGCCCTTGTTTCCCAGTCCGCTGGAGGCACTGGTCACTTCACAGAGGTTCTCAACGGCATTGGCACCATCCTTCTCGTATT GGTCGTCGCTACGCTCCTTATTGTTTGGGTCTCGTCTTTCTACAGGTCTAACGGGATAGTCGACATCCTACGTTTCACCCTGGCCATCACCATCGTCGGTGTCCCTGTCGGTCTTCCTGCTGTCGTCACTACCACCATGGCTGTCGGAGCTGCCTAcctcgccaagaagcaggCTATTGTCCAGAAGCTGTCCGCCATTGAGTCTCTGGCCGGTGTCGAGATTCTCTGCTCTGACAAGACTGGTACTCtgaccaagaacaagctcTCTCTCGCTGAGCCTTTCTGTGTTGCTGGCGTTGAGCCTGATGACCTGATGCTTACTGCTTGTTTGGCCGCCTCccgcaagaagaagggtattgacgccattgacaaggctttcctcaaggctctcaagtACTACCCCCGTGCCAAGAGCGTTCTGTCCAAGTACAAGGTTCTCGACTTCCACCCCTTTGATCCCGTCTCCAAGAAGGTccaggctgttgttgagtCTCCTCAGGGCGAGCGTATCATCTGTGTCAAGGGAGCCCCTCTCTTTGTTCTCAAGACTGTCGAAGAGGACCACCCTATCCCCGAGGAAGTCGATGCCGCGTACAAGAACTGCGTAGCTGAATTCGCTACTCGTGGCTTCCGATCCCTTGGTGTTGCTCGCAAGCGAGGTGAGGGTGCTTGGGAGATTCTCGGAATTATGCCTTGCTCTGACCCTCCCCGTCACGATACTGCCCGCACTATTAACGAGGCCAAGCGCCTTGGTCTCTCCATCAAGATGCTTACTGGTGATGCCGTCGGTATTGCTCGTGAGACTTCCCGTCAGCTCGGTCTCGGTACCAACGTTTACAACGCTGAGCGTCTTGGTctcggtggtggtggtgacaTGCCTGGTTCTGAGGTTTACGATTTCGTTGAGGCTGCCGATGGTTTCGCTGAGGTTTTCCCCCAGCACAAGTACAACGTCGTCGAGATTCTCCAGCAGCGTGGTTACCTCGTGGCAATgactggtgatggtgtcaaCGATGCTCCCTCTCTGAAGAAGGCTGATACTGGTATTGCTGTCGAGGGCGCTTCCGATGCTGCTCGCTCTGCCTCCGATATTGTTTTCCTTGCTCCTGGTCTTGGTGCTATCATTGACGCTTTGAAAACTTCAAGACAGATTTTCCATCG TATGTATGCTTACGTCGTCTACCGTATTGCTCTGTCTCTCCACATGGAGATCTTCCTTGGTCTCTGGatcgccatcctcaacaggAGCTTGAACATTGAGCTTGTCGTTTTCATTGCTATCTTCGCTGATATTGCTACTCTTGCCATTGCTTACGACAACGCTCCCTTCTCCCAGACTCCCGTCAAGTGGAACCTCCCCAAGCTCTGGGGTATGTCCGTCCTTCTCGGTGTTGTCCTTGCTGTTGGTACCTGGATTGCTCTCACTACCATGTACGCCAACTCTGAGGATGGTGGTATCGTCCAGAACTTCGGTAAGATTGACGAGGTTCTCTTCCTTGAGATCTCTCTTACCGAGAACTggctcatcttcatcacccGTGCCAACGGCCCCTTCTGGTCTTCCATCCCCTCTTGGCAGCTGTCTGGTGCCATTCTGATCGTCGATATCCTTGCCACCCTCTTCTGTATCTTCGGTTGGTTCGTCGGTGGACAGACCAGCATCGTCGCTGTCGTCCGTATCTGGATTTTCTCCTTCGGTGTCTTCTGTGTCATGGGTGGTCTCTACTACTTCATGCAGGGCAGCACTGGATTTGACAACCTGATGCATGGCAAGTCCCCCAAGCAGAACCAGAAGCAGCGATCCCTCGAGGATTTCG TTGTCTCTCTTCAGCGCGTCTCGACTCAGCACGAGAAGTCTCAGTAA
- a CDS encoding plasma membrane ATPase, which yields MAEEKAAGAPALDTNIETGGFDEKRGQAPPPTHAPKAPVAEDEEPDEDMDALIEDLESEDGHAFDEEEETQPGGGRVVPEDQLQTDSRVGLTEAEVINRRRKWGLNQMKEERENMILKFLMFFVGPIQFVMEAAAVLAAGLEDWIDFGVICALLLLNACVGFIQEFQAGSIVEELKKTLALKAVVLRDGTLKEVEAPEVVPGDILQVEEGTIIPADGRFVTEGCFVQVDQSAITGESLAVDKHAGDNCYASSAVKRGEAFVIVTATGDNTFVGRAAALVSQSAGGTGHFTEVLNGIGTILLVLVVATLLIVWVSSFYRSNGIVDILRFTLAITIVGVPVGLPAVVTTTMAVGAAYLAKKQAIVQKLSAIESLAGVEILCSDKTGTLTKNKLSLAEPFCVAGVEPDDLMLTACLAASRKKKGIDAIDKAFLKALKYYPRAKSVLSKYKVLDFHPFDPVSKKVQAVVESPQGERIICVKGAPLFVLKTVEEDHPIPEEVDAAYKNCVAEFATRGFRSLGVARKRGEGAWEILGIMPCSDPPRHDTARTINEAKRLGLSIKMLTGDAVGIARETSRQLGLGTNVYNAERLGLGGGGDMPGSEVYDFVEAADGFAEVFPQHKYNVVEILQQRGYLVAMTGDGVNDAPSLKKADTGIAVEGASDAARSASDIVFLAPGLGAIIDALKTSRQIFHRFVAFLGVLESLTDHVLVCMLTSSTVLLCLSTWRSSLVSGSPSSTGA from the exons aTGGCTGAAGAGAAGGCGGCCGGCGCTCCTGCGCTGGACACCAACATCGAGACTGGCGGCTTCGATGAGAAGCGAGGACAAGCTCCTCCCCCCACCCACGCCCCCAAGGCTCCCGTCGCCGAAGATGAGGAGCCCGACGAGGACATGGACGCCCTGATCGAGGATCTCGAGTCCGAGGATGGTCACGCctttgacgaagaagaagagactcAGCCTGGAGGTGGCCGTGTTGTTCCCGAAGATCAGCTCCAAACCGACTCCCGAGTCGGTCTCACCGAAGCCGAAGTCATCAACCGACGACGCAAATGGGGTCTCAACCAGATGAAAGAAGAGCGCGAGAACATGATCCTCaagttcctcatgttcttcGTAGGCCCAATTCAGTTCGTAATG gaagctgctgctgttctCGCTGCCGGTCTTGAGGACTGGATAGACTTTGGCGTCATTTGCGCGCTTCTCCTGCTCAACGCTTGTGTCGGTTTCATCCAAGAGTTCCAAGC AGGTTCTATCGTCGAAGAACTCAA GAAAACTTTGGCTCTTAAGGCTGTTGTCCTCCGTGACGGTACTCTCAAGGAGGTCGAGGCCCCCGAGGTCGTTCCCGGTGATATTCTCCAGGTTGAAGAGGGAACCATCATCCCTGCTGATGGTCGTTTCGTTACCGAGGGCTGCTTCGTTCAGGTCGATCAGTCTGCCATCACTGGCGAGTCTCTCGCTGTCGACAAGCACGCTGGTGACAACTGCTATGCTTCCTCCGCTGTCAAGCGAGGTGAGGCTTTCGTTATCGTTACTGCTACTGGTGACAACACCTTCGTCGGCCGAGCTGCTGCCCTTGTTTCCCAGTCCGCTGGAGGCACTGGTCACTTCACAGAGGTTCTCAACGGCATTGGCACCATCCTTCTCGTATT GGTCGTCGCTACGCTCCTTATTGTTTGGGTCTCGTCTTTCTACAGGTCTAACGGGATAGTCGACATCCTACGTTTCACCCTGGCCATCACCATCGTCGGTGTCCCTGTCGGTCTTCCTGCTGTCGTCACTACCACCATGGCTGTCGGAGCTGCCTAcctcgccaagaagcaggCTATTGTCCAGAAGCTGTCCGCCATTGAGTCTCTGGCCGGTGTCGAGATTCTCTGCTCTGACAAGACTGGTACTCtgaccaagaacaagctcTCTCTCGCTGAGCCTTTCTGTGTTGCTGGCGTTGAGCCTGATGACCTGATGCTTACTGCTTGTTTGGCCGCCTCccgcaagaagaagggtattgacgccattgacaaggctttcctcaaggctctcaagtACTACCCCCGTGCCAAGAGCGTTCTGTCCAAGTACAAGGTTCTCGACTTCCACCCCTTTGATCCCGTCTCCAAGAAGGTccaggctgttgttgagtCTCCTCAGGGCGAGCGTATCATCTGTGTCAAGGGAGCCCCTCTCTTTGTTCTCAAGACTGTCGAAGAGGACCACCCTATCCCCGAGGAAGTCGATGCCGCGTACAAGAACTGCGTAGCTGAATTCGCTACTCGTGGCTTCCGATCCCTTGGTGTTGCTCGCAAGCGAGGTGAGGGTGCTTGGGAGATTCTCGGAATTATGCCTTGCTCTGACCCTCCCCGTCACGATACTGCCCGCACTATTAACGAGGCCAAGCGCCTTGGTCTCTCCATCAAGATGCTTACTGGTGATGCCGTCGGTATTGCTCGTGAGACTTCCCGTCAGCTCGGTCTCGGTACCAACGTTTACAACGCTGAGCGTCTTGGTctcggtggtggtggtgacaTGCCTGGTTCTGAGGTTTACGATTTCGTTGAGGCTGCCGATGGTTTCGCTGAGGTTTTCCCCCAGCACAAGTACAACGTCGTCGAGATTCTCCAGCAGCGTGGTTACCTCGTGGCAATgactggtgatggtgtcaaCGATGCTCCCTCTCTGAAGAAGGCTGATACTGGTATTGCTGTCGAGGGCGCTTCCGATGCTGCTCGCTCTGCCTCCGATATTGTTTTCCTTGCTCCTGGTCTTGGTGCTATCATTGACGCTTTGAAAACTTCAAGACAGATTTTCCATCGGTTTGTGGCCTTTCTCGGTGTTTTGGAATCTCTTACTGACCATGTTTTAGTATGTATGCTTACGTCGTCTACCGTATTGCTCTGTCTCTCCACATGGAGATCTTCCTTGGTCTCTGGatcgccatcctcaacaggAGCTTGA